Within Paenibacillus albicereus, the genomic segment GCCAGGAGATCGGCTTCCGCAAGGAGTTCGCGGTGACGCCCCTTGCCGGCAGCGACGGCAAGCCCTACCGGATCTACCTCCGCCAAGGCGCGCATACGCTGCGCCTGACCGCCGACTCCTCCCCGCTGCAGCCGGTCGTGCTGGCGCTGCGCGAGACGCTGGCCGAGCTGTCGGAGTTCGACCGCCGCATCCGCCTCCTGACGGGCAACTACAGCAAGAACGCCTCGGACGCCAACATCGACGCGCAGCGCACCTGGGACATGAGCAAGTACGATCCCGGAGCCAAAGGCAGGCTCGACGCCATCGCGCAGCGGCTGACGTCCATCCGCGACTATCTGAACGGAGTGAACGGCCGCGACTCCGACCTGTCGCAGGCGATCCTCTCGTCGCTCGCGATGCTGGACAAGATGCGGGCCGACGTCAACGAGATTCCGAGCCGGGTGAACGACTTCTCGACGATCCAGGCCAACATCGGGGCGTGGATGACGACGCTGACCCAGCAGCCGCTGCTGCTCGACTACCTCGTGCTGCGGACGCCGGACACGGACACCGGACTCAAGGCCGCGACGGCGCTCTCGCGGGTGCCGTACGCGCTCAAGGACTTCGGCCGCTCGTTCACGATGGAGTACGAGGTCGGAGGCAAGACCAAGGAGGGCGCGCTGACGATCTGGGTGCAGCGCGGGCGCGACTACGTCGACCTGCTGCGCGAGATGGTCGAGCAGGACTTCACGCCGCGCACGGGCATCCCGGTCAACATCAACCTCATGACCAGTCCGAACCAGCTCATCCTGGGGAACGCCGCCGGCGAGGTGCCGGACGTCGCGCTCGGGCTCGGCGAGGCGACTCCGGCCGATTATGCGATGAGGGATGCGGTGGAGGACCTGTCCGGCTATCCGGGCTTCGGCGACGTGATGAAGCGGTTCATCCCCGGCGCGGCGCGGGCGCTGAGCTACGAGGGCGGCATCTACGGCCTGCCGGAGGTGCAGAACTTCCAGCTGCTGTTCTACCGCACGGACATCCTGGAGCGGCTCGGCCTCGAGCCGCCGGACACATGGGAGGACGTGTTCGACCTGCTGCCGACGCTGCAGGAGAACGGCATGACGATGAGCGTGCCCAAGGGCGACTTCGCCACCTTCTTCCTGGAGAACGGAGCCGAGCCGTACGCGAGCGACGGCCTGCGGGCCGAGCTCGACAGCGAGCAGGGCCAGCGGGCGTTCCGCCAGTGGACCGAGATGTTCACGAAATACAACCTGCCGATCGACATCCCGGCGTTCTTCCAGCATTTCCGCGACGGCGACATCCCGATCGGGATCGCCGACTTCAATACCTACGTGCAGCTGCTCGTCGCCGCGCCGGACATCACCGGCCACTGGGCGACGGCGCCGCTGCCGGGCATCGCGCAAGAGAGCGGCGAGGTCGTCCGCTGGTCGCCGCAGGGGCTGTCGACCGCCGTCATCCTGCAGAAGAGCGGACGCAAGGACGCCGCCTGGCAGTTCCTGACGTGGTGGACGTCGGATGAGGTGCAGGCGCAATACGCGGCCGACATGGAATCGTTCTACGGCCTGGAGTATCGCTGGAACACGGCCAACGTGAACGCGATGCGGTCGCTGCCGTGGCCGGCCGCCGACCTGCGGTCGATCCGGGAGCAGGCCCGCTGGACCCGCAACCTGCCGAACGTGCCGGGCTATTACTTCCTCGGCCGGGAGATGGAGTTCGCGTGGAACCGGACCGTGTTCGACGGCATGCCGGCCAAGGAGTCGCTCGAGCAGGCGCAGCTGTCGCTGCAGCGCGAGATGGACCGCCGGCAGCGGGACTTCGGGATCGGCGGGCGCAGCCTGGACGTGCCGCAGGTCGATCGGCCATTCGAGTGGGGAGGGGACGGATCATGAGCATCGAGACGGGCCTCGCGCCCGGCCGCCGGGCCGGCGCGGCAAGCGGGAAGCGGCCGTCGCCGGTCCTGCAAAAATGGAAGCGCTTCTGGAGGGACATCCGCCGCGACGCGTTCTGCTATCTGTTCCTTGCCCCATTCCTCATCTGCTTCGCGATCTTCATCGTCATTCCGGTCGTGCTGGCGGCGACGCTCGGCTTCACCTCCTACGACGGGTTCGGCCGGCTGCACTTCATCGGCTTCGCCAATTACCTCGCGCTGTTCACCCAGGACATCGTCTTCCTGACGAAGGCTCTGCCCAATACGTTCCTGTTCGCGCTGCTCGTCGGTCCCGGAGGCTATGCGCTCTCGTTCCTGTTCGCCTGGCTCATCCACCAGCTGCCGCTGCGGGTGCGGGACTACTACACGCTCGTGTTCTACGCGCCGTCGATGGCGGGAGCGGTCGCCCTGTCGGTCGTCTGGATCGCGGCGTTCAGCGGCGACCGGGTCGGCTATGTCAACCACTTCCTGCTGACGATGGGCTGGATCGAGTCGCCGGTCGTCTGGCTGCAGGACCCGGACTCGCTGATGAAGATCATGATCCTCGTCTCGCTCTGGATGAGCTTCAGCGTCGGCTTCCTCGCCATGCTGGCCGGCTTGCAGACGGTCAACCGCGAGCTGTACGAGGCCGGGCGGATCGACGGCATCTCGAGCCGCCTGCAGGAGGTGTTCTACATCACGATCCCGTCGATGAAGCCGCAGATGCTGTTCAGCGCCGTCATGACGATCGTGTCCACGCTCAAGGCGGGCAGCATCTCGACGCAGCTGACCGGCATGGCGGTCACGCCCCAGTACGCCGGGCATCTCCTCATCAACCATGTCGACGACTACGCCTTCATCCGCTTCGAGCTCGGCTACGCCTCGGCGCTGTCCGTCATCCTGCTGCTGCTCAGCTACTTCGTCATGCGGTTCGCCTATCGCCTGTTCCACGAAAAGGAGGAGCTGTAAGTGAATCTCCGTCCGCAGCTTCGCCCGCTTGCGCGGCCGCTTCGCCGGCTCCGGTCCGCATCGCCGTTCCAGGTCGCCTTGATCGCGGCGTTCACCGCCCTGGCGGCGTTCATGTCGCTGCCGATCGTGTTCATCTTCAACCATGCGTTCAAGCCGCAGAACGAGCTGTTCCTGTTTCCGCCGCGCTTTTTCGTCCAGAATCCGACGTGGCGCAACTTCGAGGCGCTGTTCCTGCACGCCTCGAACGCGACGGTGCCGTTCACGCGCTACCTGTTCAACAGCATCGTCGTGCTCGGCCTGACGCTGACCTCCGTCATCGTCATCAGCACGATGGCCGCCTACGCGCTGGCCAAGCATCGGTTCCACTTCAAGGCGCTCATCCTGTCCCTCATCACGCTGTCGCTCATGTTCGCGCCGGAGACGGTGTCGATCCCGCGCTACCTGATCGTCAGCGGCCTCGGCCTGAACAACACCTACTTCGGCCACGTGCTGCCGGCGCTTGCGTCCCCGGTCGCGGTGTTCATGCTCGTCGGCTTCATCTCGCAGATTCCGGGCGACCTGCTCGAGGCGGCGCGGATCGACGGGGCCGGACATCTCGGCATCTTCGCCCGGATCGTGCTGCCGCTGTCCGCGCCGGCCGTGGCGACGATCTCGATCCTCACGTTCCAGGCGGCGTGGGGCGATGTGGAGACGTCGACGCTGTTCATGCAAAAGGAGGCGATGCGGACGCTCGCCTTTTACGTGAACAGCCTGCTCAGCGGGCTGCAGAACAACGTGGCCGGCCAGAACATGGCCGCAGCCGCCGGCCTGCTCCTCTTCCTCCCGAACCTCATCATCTTCCTGCTCTTCCAGCGCAAGGTGCTGGAGAGCATGGTCCACTCCGGGATCAAATGACTCCATCAGCAAAGGAAGTCGGACTATGACGAAATGGATGGCTTGCCTGCTCGCGTCCGTGCTGCTGCTCGCCGCCGCCTCGCCGGCCGCCGCCGCGCTTCCGTACCGGACGTTCTACTACGACGCCAACCAGTCGGACTGGTTCCGCATCCAGCCGGTCTATGAGCCGGCCGGGGCGTACTCGGCGCAGCTCGAGGAGCCGTCCGACCTGATGCCCGGCCCGGACGGCAGCATCTATGTCGCGGACAAAAAAGCCGACCGCGTCGTCGTGCTCGCCCCGGACGGAGCCGTCAGGAGGATCGTCGGCGAGGCGGACGGACCGGGCCGCCTCAGCTCGCCGGAGGGGCTGTTCGCCGCCGCAGACGGACGGCTGTACGTCGCCGACTCCGGCAATCAGCGGATCGCGGTGTTCGGACCGGACGGATCGTTCCAGCGGGAGTACCGCAAGCCGAAGTCGCCGCTGCTCGGCGCCGAGGCGTTCGTCCCCACGAAGCTCGCCGTCGATCGGCGCGGCGTCCTGTACATCGCGCTGAACTCCTCCTACCAAGGCCTCGTGCGGATCGATCCGCAGGGCGAGTTCATGGGGTACTTCGGCGCGAACAAGGCGGACACGTCGATGCTGAACTGGCTCAAGAAGCTTGTCCTGAACAAGGAGCAGCTGGCCAAGGAGAAGGCCGCGCTGCCGAAGCCGATCGCCAACATCGCGATCGACGGGGACGGCTTCCTTTATACGGCTACCGCGGGCGGCGAAGGCAAGGGCGCTCTGCGCAAGCTCAATGCGGGCGGCGTGGACGCCTTCAAGAACAAGACGCTCGTGAACGGCCACGGCATCGTGGACGCCGCGATCGACGGGGACGGCTTCCTGTACGCCGTCGACCTCGACTCGGGCTTCATCAGCGTCTACGACCGCTCCGCCGAAGCGCTCTTCGCCTTCGGCCGCGTGGACAAGGAGACGCAGCAGTACGGCATCGTCGGCTACCCGACGGCGATCGGCGTCGACGCGGACCGCGCGGTGTGGATCGCCGATGCCGCCACCGGCTCGGTGCACAAGTTCGTCCGCACGGCGTTCGGGCGCCAGGCGCTGACGGCGATGGCGCTCTACCAGGACGGCCGCTACGAGGAGAGCAAGCCGTACTGGGAGGACGTCTACGCGCGCAACGACATGTTCGGCGCCACCTTCCAGGGACTGGGCAAGGTTTACCTGCATGAGGGCGACGACGCCAAGGCGCTGTCGTTCATGCGGACGGCGTTCGATACGGACGGCTACTCCAAGGCGTTCTGGCAGCTGCGGCTGGAATGGCTGCAAAGCCGCTTCGTGCCGCTGCTCGGAGGGCTCGCCGCGCTGGCGCTGCTGCTGCGCTTCGGCGGCAGGCTCGTCCGTCGCCGTCTTCGCCGCCGCCCGCTGCCGGAGCGCGGATCGCGCCTCCTGGGCCATCTGCGTACCTACGGCACCGTCATGCTGCATCCGTACGAGGCGTTCTACCGGCTCAAGGAAGCGCGCGTGCCGGCATGGCTCACGGCGGCGCTGCTCGGCGCCGCGATCGCCGCCAAGACGGCGAACGTCTACGGGACCGGATTCCTGTTCGATCCGGTCGACCGCGCGGACATCAACCTCCTCCGGGAGCTCGGCCTGTTCCTCCTCCCGTGGGCGACCTGGGTCGTCGCCAACTATCTCGTCTGCAGCGTGCGGGACGGGGAGGGCCGGTTCCGGGAGGTCGTGCAGGGCAGCGTCTACGCGCTGGCGCCGTATGTGTTCCTGTCGGTCCCGAGGCTCGTCTTCTCCAACGTCGCCACGCTCGACGAGCAGGTGCTCGTCTCGTTTACCTCGGGGCTGATGCTGCTGTGGCTCGGCGTCCTGTTCTTCGTCATGACGCAGGTCATCCACAACTTCGACTTCGTGGAGACGATCCGGGGCTCGGCGGTGACCGTATTCGCGATCGGCACGATCTGGCTGTTCGGCTTCATCGTGTTCGGACTGAGCTACAACCTGCTGGACTTCATCCAGGAGCTGTACAAGGAGGCGAGCTTCCATCGTTAACGTGCTGAAACGAATGTCCCGCCGCACGAAGCTCGCGGCCGCGGCCGTCCTGGCCGCGCTCGCGGCTGCGGCGCTGCTGCTCGCCGGATCGGGCTCCCGCCCGACGGCCGCCGAGACGTACGCGCGTCTCGGCCTTGATCCCGCTCCTGCGGCCCGGGCCGCGCTCGCCAAGGGCGAGGCGTGGCAGCCGGCCGCGGACGGGCGGGGGTACGCGCTGGCCGCCGAGAACGGCTCCTTCCGCCTGCGCATCCGGCCCCGGGACGGCTCGATCGAGGTCGAGGACCGGCGGTCGGGCTACCGCTGGTCGAGCAGCCCGTCCCGGGAGGAGCTGGCGCGGGAGAAGGTCAAGGGCCTGCCGCTCGCCAACCTGCAGTCCCCGTTCGTGCTGACGCTCGTCCGCACCGAGGGCAAGGACCAGACGATCCGGGAGTCGCTGAACAGCCTCAGCAAGGGCATGCGGCTCGAGCTGCTTCGCACCGCCGACGGCGTCGAGGCCCGCTACTTCTTTCCGGACCGGAAGATCGGCTTCGCCGTCCGCTACGCGCTGACCGAAGCCGGCCTGAAGGCGTCCGTTCCGGCGGCCGGCCTCGTCGAGCAAGGCGGCTATGCCGTATTCTCGCTCGACCTGCTGCCCTTCTTCGGCGCGGCGGAGGCGGGCGAGGACGGCTACCTGTTCGTGCCGGACGGCCCGGGCGGCTTGATCCGGTTCGACGCGGAGCGCGCCGGCCGGTCCAAGGGCTACGCCCATCAGGTGTACGGAGCCGAGCTGGCCCGGACGGACTCCTGGACCCGCGACGCCCAGCTGCGCGAGGACATCGCCTATCCGGCGTTCGGGCTGAAGCGGGGCGGGCATGCGTTCCTGGCCGTGCTGTCCGAGGGCGAGGGGGCGGCCGTCATCGCCGCGGTGCCGCCCGGCGTCAAGTCGTCCCGGTACAGCGTGCACGCGAGCCAGCTGTACCGGGAGGAATATCTGTACCGGATGAGCCGGTTGGCCGCGCCGACCAAGGCCGTGCAGAAGCAGCGGCTGGACGTCGACCGGGAGGTGGAGTACCGCTTCCTGAACGGCGGCGATGCCGATTATGCCGGCATGGCGGCGTCCTACCGGGACTGGCTGATCGCGGAGGGCCGGCTCGGAGAGCCGCTGCGGCCGGCGGAGCATGTGCCGCTGCAGCTGCAGATCATGGGCGGCAACTACGAGAAGGCGTTCGGCCGCATCCGCTACGTCGCCGCCACCACGTTCCGCCAGGCCGCCGAGATGGTGCGCTCCTTGCGGGTGAAAGGGGTCGCCTCCGCTCGGATCGTCTACTACGGCTGGCAGAACCGGGGCGACTACGACACGGAGAAGCGGTTTCCGATCGAGTCCGCGCTGGGAGGGGAGGACGCCGCCCGCTCCTTCCTGGCGGAGATGAAGGCGCTCGGCGCGAAGGTGGATTTCTACGAAGACTTCCTTTGGGTGGACGAAGCCTCGGGCGCGAGCGGCAAAACCGACGCCGTACGGGGAATCGACGGCACGGCGTTCACCGACGACGGCTGGTTCCTCGCCAAGCCCGCCTTCTCGGCGGCCGCGGCGGCGGATACGGTCGACCGGCTGCGCGAGCTCGGCGCGAGCGGCATCGTGTACGGCGGCTTGGGCGATACGGTGTTCAACGATTACGAGCCGGACGGCATCCGGCCGCGCGCGTTCACGGCCGAGGTGTACGGCGGCGTGCTCGACTACACGCGCCGCCAGCTCGGCTCGGCGTCCGTCAAGCGTGGCAACGCCTACGTGCTCGGCCATGTCGACGCCATCCTGGAGCTGCCCTCCGACTCGAGCCGCGATTTCATGATCGACGAGACGGTGCCGTTCTACCCGATCGCGCTGCACGGCTACGTCCCGTATGCGTTCGGCCCGGCCAACCTGCGCGACGACGACACCCGGGAGTTCCTGCGGGCGATCGAGTACGGCGCCCTGCCCTCGTTTTTCGTCACGCACGACGACTCCCGCAAGCTGAAGGAGACGCCGTCGGACTTCCTCTACAGCAGCCGCTTCGACAAGTGGGAGGAGCGGATCGCGCAGGAGTACGCGCGGTTCGACGAGCTGGCCGGCGTGCTCGCGCTGCGCATCGTCGGCCATGAGAAGCTCGGTCCGGAGCGGTACGCGACGACCTACGAGGACGGCACGAGAGTCGTCGTCGACTACGCGGCAGGCGATTATGCCATCGAGAAAGGAGGAGGAGCATGAGCGAAGCCGCGCTTCGAAAAAAGCTGGCCCTGAAGCATGCCGCCCGGCGCTACGGCATCGGCCTGCTGTTCCTGCTGCCTTGGGCGGTCGGCTTCTGCGCGTTCGTCGCGGTGCCGGTCGGCTGGTCGATGTTCCTGTCGCTGCACAAGGTCGCGGTCGTGCCGGGCGGGTTCAAGTACGACTGGACCGGCTTCGGCAATTACCGGGACGCCTTCGTCAAGGACAATGTCTTTCCGATCGAGCTCATCACCTACTTCCAGCAGATGCTGCTGATGGTGCCGGTCAT encodes:
- a CDS encoding extracellular solute-binding protein; this translates as MKRSRVAVRLLLGAAVLAGAVAGFSSGEPQRFAQTVEASELLGPMPQGDGQPLPYARLMMSHPEAEREAAGSPSIALDPLAYTGQAPEAKLSREDGRDGPALLWSSEAGWAEWTFEAPRSGWYELHLDYKPLPGGRSSVVRGAMIDGAYPFAESRALELERQWRDAKYPYDRNEIGMQVRPAQTELTAWSVKAASDYAASPRPLLYRLEQGRHTLRLVGEREPVALRGISFEPQQAIPSYADYAAAQPAYAPGDPWHEVKEAEAFRRKSSLSIQTDHWAEPNISPDPKGRIAYNVLGGNRWRLPGEWVEWQLDAPADGWYELDLKAFQNYRAGFKAYRMIELDGQVPFREWLSQEIGFRKEFAVTPLAGSDGKPYRIYLRQGAHTLRLTADSSPLQPVVLALRETLAELSEFDRRIRLLTGNYSKNASDANIDAQRTWDMSKYDPGAKGRLDAIAQRLTSIRDYLNGVNGRDSDLSQAILSSLAMLDKMRADVNEIPSRVNDFSTIQANIGAWMTTLTQQPLLLDYLVLRTPDTDTGLKAATALSRVPYALKDFGRSFTMEYEVGGKTKEGALTIWVQRGRDYVDLLREMVEQDFTPRTGIPVNINLMTSPNQLILGNAAGEVPDVALGLGEATPADYAMRDAVEDLSGYPGFGDVMKRFIPGAARALSYEGGIYGLPEVQNFQLLFYRTDILERLGLEPPDTWEDVFDLLPTLQENGMTMSVPKGDFATFFLENGAEPYASDGLRAELDSEQGQRAFRQWTEMFTKYNLPIDIPAFFQHFRDGDIPIGIADFNTYVQLLVAAPDITGHWATAPLPGIAQESGEVVRWSPQGLSTAVILQKSGRKDAAWQFLTWWTSDEVQAQYAADMESFYGLEYRWNTANVNAMRSLPWPAADLRSIREQARWTRNLPNVPGYYFLGREMEFAWNRTVFDGMPAKESLEQAQLSLQREMDRRQRDFGIGGRSLDVPQVDRPFEWGGDGS
- a CDS encoding carbohydrate ABC transporter permease produces the protein MSIETGLAPGRRAGAASGKRPSPVLQKWKRFWRDIRRDAFCYLFLAPFLICFAIFIVIPVVLAATLGFTSYDGFGRLHFIGFANYLALFTQDIVFLTKALPNTFLFALLVGPGGYALSFLFAWLIHQLPLRVRDYYTLVFYAPSMAGAVALSVVWIAAFSGDRVGYVNHFLLTMGWIESPVVWLQDPDSLMKIMILVSLWMSFSVGFLAMLAGLQTVNRELYEAGRIDGISSRLQEVFYITIPSMKPQMLFSAVMTIVSTLKAGSISTQLTGMAVTPQYAGHLLINHVDDYAFIRFELGYASALSVILLLLSYFVMRFAYRLFHEKEEL
- a CDS encoding carbohydrate ABC transporter permease; the protein is MNLRPQLRPLARPLRRLRSASPFQVALIAAFTALAAFMSLPIVFIFNHAFKPQNELFLFPPRFFVQNPTWRNFEALFLHASNATVPFTRYLFNSIVVLGLTLTSVIVISTMAAYALAKHRFHFKALILSLITLSLMFAPETVSIPRYLIVSGLGLNNTYFGHVLPALASPVAVFMLVGFISQIPGDLLEAARIDGAGHLGIFARIVLPLSAPAVATISILTFQAAWGDVETSTLFMQKEAMRTLAFYVNSLLSGLQNNVAGQNMAAAAGLLLFLPNLIIFLLFQRKVLESMVHSGIK
- a CDS encoding YIP1 family protein, which produces MTKWMACLLASVLLLAAASPAAAALPYRTFYYDANQSDWFRIQPVYEPAGAYSAQLEEPSDLMPGPDGSIYVADKKADRVVVLAPDGAVRRIVGEADGPGRLSSPEGLFAAADGRLYVADSGNQRIAVFGPDGSFQREYRKPKSPLLGAEAFVPTKLAVDRRGVLYIALNSSYQGLVRIDPQGEFMGYFGANKADTSMLNWLKKLVLNKEQLAKEKAALPKPIANIAIDGDGFLYTATAGGEGKGALRKLNAGGVDAFKNKTLVNGHGIVDAAIDGDGFLYAVDLDSGFISVYDRSAEALFAFGRVDKETQQYGIVGYPTAIGVDADRAVWIADAATGSVHKFVRTAFGRQALTAMALYQDGRYEESKPYWEDVYARNDMFGATFQGLGKVYLHEGDDAKALSFMRTAFDTDGYSKAFWQLRLEWLQSRFVPLLGGLAALALLLRFGGRLVRRRLRRRPLPERGSRLLGHLRTYGTVMLHPYEAFYRLKEARVPAWLTAALLGAAIAAKTANVYGTGFLFDPVDRADINLLRELGLFLLPWATWVVANYLVCSVRDGEGRFREVVQGSVYALAPYVFLSVPRLVFSNVATLDEQVLVSFTSGLMLLWLGVLFFVMTQVIHNFDFVETIRGSAVTVFAIGTIWLFGFIVFGLSYNLLDFIQELYKEASFHR
- a CDS encoding DUF5696 domain-containing protein, which gives rise to MSRRTKLAAAAVLAALAAAALLLAGSGSRPTAAETYARLGLDPAPAARAALAKGEAWQPAADGRGYALAAENGSFRLRIRPRDGSIEVEDRRSGYRWSSSPSREELAREKVKGLPLANLQSPFVLTLVRTEGKDQTIRESLNSLSKGMRLELLRTADGVEARYFFPDRKIGFAVRYALTEAGLKASVPAAGLVEQGGYAVFSLDLLPFFGAAEAGEDGYLFVPDGPGGLIRFDAERAGRSKGYAHQVYGAELARTDSWTRDAQLREDIAYPAFGLKRGGHAFLAVLSEGEGAAVIAAVPPGVKSSRYSVHASQLYREEYLYRMSRLAAPTKAVQKQRLDVDREVEYRFLNGGDADYAGMAASYRDWLIAEGRLGEPLRPAEHVPLQLQIMGGNYEKAFGRIRYVAATTFRQAAEMVRSLRVKGVASARIVYYGWQNRGDYDTEKRFPIESALGGEDAARSFLAEMKALGAKVDFYEDFLWVDEASGASGKTDAVRGIDGTAFTDDGWFLAKPAFSAAAAADTVDRLRELGASGIVYGGLGDTVFNDYEPDGIRPRAFTAEVYGGVLDYTRRQLGSASVKRGNAYVLGHVDAILELPSDSSRDFMIDETVPFYPIALHGYVPYAFGPANLRDDDTREFLRAIEYGALPSFFVTHDDSRKLKETPSDFLYSSRFDKWEERIAQEYARFDELAGVLALRIVGHEKLGPERYATTYEDGTRVVVDYAAGDYAIEKGGGA